The Mangifera indica cultivar Alphonso chromosome 8, CATAS_Mindica_2.1, whole genome shotgun sequence genome has a window encoding:
- the LOC123223369 gene encoding pectinesterase 1-like, whose product MANANCIILALSLVALLSLHHVEARPSPSAAPTAPDHLTSSRGAVPPALKAVCYKTEFPNVCISKISPLIGLTQKTNPTLILHLGLKALARETHKAINQTKTLFNDPNTKPEIADCLMVCLESYDDVLQNNDKAIPFIPGKDVGQLEAPLDATITMINDCNDAFTELTTEESPLKKINQNLLAIAKNNVGIWNALTA is encoded by the coding sequence ATGGCGAACGCTAATTGTATCATCTTGGCTCTTTCTTTGGTTGCTCTCTTATCATTGCACCACGTTGAAGCTCGGCCAAGCCCCAGCGCCGCTCCCACTGCTCCTGATCATCTTACTTCATCCAGAGGTGCAGTTCCTCCTGCTCTTAAAGCCGTCTGTTACAAAACTGAATTCCCAAACGTATGCATCAGCAAAATATCTCCTTTAATCGGCCTGACCCAAAAAACGAATCCGACTTTAATCCTGCATTTGGGTTTGAAAGCCCTCGCTAGAGAAACCCACAAGGCCATTAACCAAACCAAAACGCTCTTCAATGACCCCAACACTAAGCCAGAAATCGCAGACTGTCTGATGGTTTGCTTAGAAAGTTATGACGATGTCCTTCAAAACAATGACAAAGCCATTCCTTTTATTCCCGGCAAGGATGTTGGCCAATTGGAAGCCCCACTCGACGCCACCATTACAATGATCAACGACTGTAACGATGCTTTCACTGAGTTAACCACGGAGGAGTCGCCATTGAAGAAAATCAATCAGAATTTGTTAGCGATAGCCAAGAACAACGTCGGCATTTGGAATGCCTTGACagcttaa
- the LOC123223370 gene encoding uncharacterized protein LOC123223370: MGSHFIFGVAFSNFLHCILFAVEAVAARYCRYNNFWFMEEITSHGFNGINNAAKKKRSQTSRRPLDDVSKISSDENVGSDNKSKQKERETPKRGKREDGGFNIFYNNEPGQSGRNNKRASEGVLAPANWRRNGESQSPGLLGVNSDGLGNESKVNKVKLKLGGVTHTIQANSTANVVTGNASKNSQSPDDFRPRQKQKLQGISDGSLSPPDKRAGHRGRGGFSFGKENPLMGKSSGKNSSGKQGDHPGAFRKSKRVSKRCVLDGEFEDDDDDEIRYLEKLKTSKSTSGCKDDDEESGQKHQKLSRLSNLENIGSSRSVKEGKKKSRPDRVSRDTDYEDEEEEPASDGDTVDRENEKQKKESIDSLMDNKRGIALTTRQRALQSSKESSSAPGPSLIEFPNGLPPGPPRKQKEKLTEVEQQLKKAEAAQRRRMQVEKANREQEAEAIRKILGQDSSREKRKALQKKRQDALAQEKAADALLLASSTIRWVKGPTGTVVTFPKDMGLPSIFESKPCSYPPRRENCVGPSCTNPYKYRDSKSKLPLCSLQCYKAVQEKLQAETTC; this comes from the exons ATGGgttctcattttatttttggtgtagcattttcaaactttctacATTGCATACTTTTTGCTGTAGAAGCAGTGGCTGCACGGTATTGCAGATACAACAACTTCTGGTTCATGGAAGAGATTACTAGCCATGGTTTTAATGGTATTAATAATGCtgcaaagaagaagagaagccAAACTTCTCGCCGACCTTTAGATGATGTGAGCAAGATCTCAAGTGATGAGAATGTTGGTTCTGATAATAAATCTAAGCAGAAAGA GCGAGAAACCCCAAAAAGGGGTAAGAGGGAGGATGGAGGATTTAACATTTTCTACAATAATGAACCAGGGCAAAGTGGTCGTAACAACAAACGTGCTAGTGAAGGTGTGCTTGCCCCTGCTAACTGGAGAAGGAATGGTGAAAGCCAGAGTCCAGGGCTGTTGGGAGTGAATAGTGATGGTTTAGGAAATGAGAGTAAGGTGAACAAAGTTAAGCTCAAGCTTGGTGGTGTCACACACACCATACAGGCCAACTCCACAGCCAACGTTGTGACCGGAAATGCTTCAAAGAATTCCCAATCCCCAGATGACTTCAGACCAAGGCAGAAACAGAAACTTCAG GGAATTTCCGATGGTAGCCTTTCCCCTCCAGATAAGAGAGCTGGCCATCGAGGGAGAGGTGGCTTTAGTTTTGGGAAGGAGAATCCATTGATGGGGAAGAGCTCTGGAAAGAATTCCTCTGGGAAACAAGGAGATCACCCTGGTGCTTTTCGAAAGAGCAAGCGGGTATCTAAGAGGTGTGTGCTGGATGGAGaatttgaagatgatgatgatgacgagaTTAGATACCTGGAGAAACTTAAAACTTCAAAGTCCACTTCAGGATgtaaagatgatgatgaagaatcaGGCCAAAAACATCAGAAACTTTCTAGATTGTCTAATTTGGAAAATATTGGCTCTTCAAGGTCAGTCaaagagggaaagaaaaagTCCAGGCCTGATAGAGTGTCTCGGGACACTGACTATGAGGACGAAGAAGAGGAGCCAGCGTCTGATGGTGATACCGTTGATAGAGAGAAtgaaaaacagaagaaagaatCTATCGATTCATTGATGGATAATAAGAGGGGAATAGCACTGACGACACGACAAAGGGCACTTCAGTCTAGCAAAGAAAGCTCTTCTGCTCCAGGTCCAAGTTTAATTGAGTTTCCAAATGGTTTACCACCTGGCCCACCTAGAA AGCAAAAGGAGAAACTCACAGAAGTGGAACAGCAACTTAAAAAAGCGGAAGCTGCACAGAGACGAAGAATGCAAGTTGAGAAGGCTAATAGGGAACAAGAG GCTGAGGCTATTAGAAAAATACTTGGTCAAGATTCCAGCAGGGAGAAGCGGAAAGCACTACAGAAGAAGCGCCAGGATGCATTGGCACAG GAGAAGGCTGCAGATGCCCTGTTGCTTGCATCAAGTACTATCAGATGGGTCAAGGGTCCTACTGGGACTGTTGTGACATTTCCCAAAGATATGGGCCTCCCTAGTATTTTTGAATCAAAACCCTGCAG TTATCCTCCTCGACGTGAGAATTGTGTGGGTCCATCTTGTACTAACCCATACAAGTATCGAG